The Candidatus Neomarinimicrobiota bacterium nucleotide sequence TCACTATTTCATTGGGGCCACGAGAAAGTACGCCTGATACACATTCTATAGATATGTTCTGGACAGGCAACGATTCAAGTGATGGCTCTTCGAGTGGCTGTTCACAACCGGCTAATACGCCTAATGCTAAGAGAAAGGACGTACGCTTAATCGAGACAGAAGAATTCATAATGTCATCCGCATGTGCTGGGGACTACTTTAGCAGCACCATCTTCATCGGGGCAAGTACATAATTTTTAGTCGGAATAGTGATAGCGAACCTTGAGTTCCTCGGCCCTCAGCTCAACGATCTCCAGCTGGTAGGTCATGGTACCATTCCAGTAGCCCACCTCGATTGCCAGTATGTTTTCAGATAACCGTTCCCATGTGCCTTCGAAATCGGCGTAGGTGATCGGGGGTGTGCCACACCAGCCGGCGTTCTTGCGCTCGAGGCAGGAGCCATCCGTGCGGAACACGATCCCGTAGTTGTCCACCGCCAGCTCGTCCGTTCGCTTGAATACCGTCACACCTCCTTCCTCAGAATACAAGACCCACGTACCGCAGATCTCGTCGGTCTCATACAGTTCATTCACTGCCTCCGATTCGGTACAGGCGAAGCAGGTCAGAAGAGCCAAAAGTAAGAGCCTTTTCATCTTACTAAATTCCGAAGTATAACATAAGCCCGGGAGCCGATTGGCCCAACAGTCCCTTCATTTATATTGCAAAGATAATACCGTTAATAATGAGTGAATAGCCGGGCTGGGGTATGATCGGCCGGCCAAACGAGTTTTACGAAGAGATGTGCTGTCGATCGAGAATAGGATGGAACAACCTCCCTGCCTTATATGGAAGGATCAAAGTATCAGGAAACTGAGGACTGTTTCAAAAAGCTGATACTTCCTACCAGAATGATCCCCTTCACTTCAGGACCCACGCCTACGGCGGGACTACGCAGACGCTTGTCCTGAATCCCGGCGCCGTCATCAGACCGCTTCGATGGTCGAGGGGGGCTTCGACGCTATGTTGTAGGTAACGCTGACGATGCCGGGCACCGCGCGGATAATCTCGCGTGCGACCTCCTCGAGGATTTCGAACGGGAGCCTGGTGGGTGTTGCGGTGCGCGCGTCGAGGCTGTCCCAGCAGCGCACTTCAATCTGCTGACCGAAGTCGCGCTGGCCGTCGCGCATGCCGGTCACGCGGTCTGCGTGCAGGACCGCCAGGTACTGGAAGGCGCCACTGCCCTTGAGCAATCGCTCGACCACGGCGGTGGCCTTGCGGACCGTCTCGATGCGCTCCGGTGTCGCCTCGCCGATCACGCGGGCTGCGAGCGCCGGCCCCGGGAAAGGAATCCGCTCGAATACCTCGGCCGGAAGGCCCAGGGCCTGGCCGATTTTTCGAATACTATCCTTGCGCAGCTGAATGAGCGGTTCGATGATGCGATAGCCGAAAGCTTTCTTTGGGTCGATCCCGAGCTGCTCGAAGACGTTGTGCTGGCGCTTGATCCCGGCAATGGTCTCGTCAATATCGGTCAGGTTCGTTCCTTGCAGCAGGTGCTTCGCCCCGCTTTCCCTGACCAGGCGTCCGAAAACATGGCGGTAGAAGGTCTGGGTAATAGCCTCGCGCTTCTCTTCCGGGTCGGTGATTCCCTTGAGCGCCGCGAAGAACTTATCGCGGTCATCGACCACTTCGACGGTGACGCCGAGCTCTCGAAACAGACCCGTGACCTGTTCGGACTCTCCCGCGCGCATGAGACCGTTCTCGATGAAGACCGTCTTGAGACGCTTTCCCAGGGCGCGGTGCCCGAGCATGGTAACCACAGACGAATCGACGCCACCT carries:
- a CDS encoding asparagine synthase-related protein, which gives rise to MIREITARELDTERFIDEQVQAINGAVGEGTAINALSGGVDSSVVTMLGHRALGKRLKTVFIENGLMRAGESEQVTGLFRELGVTVEVVDDRDKFFAALKGITDPEEKREAITQTFYRHVFGRLVRESGAKHLLQGTNLTDIDETIAGIKRQHNVFEQLGIDPKKAFGYRIIEPLIQLRKDSIRKIGQALGLPAEVFERIPFPGPALAARVIGEATPERIETVRKATAVVERLLKGSGAFQYLAVLHADRVTGMRDGQRDFGQQIEVRCWDSLDARTATPTRLPFEILEEVAREIIRAVPGIVSVTYNIASKPPSTIEAV